The following proteins are co-located in the Palaemon carinicauda isolate YSFRI2023 chromosome 30, ASM3689809v2, whole genome shotgun sequence genome:
- the LOC137622902 gene encoding equilibrative nucleoside transporter 1-like, with product MERTFLQNLYVPMQVCFSQIPNFVFLFINMLFSHKIPLRVRLLTSLTLMILLFSVTTALTQVNTDGWQTGFFAITIIVIFFINSSGAIFQGGLFGVAGLFPERFMTAVMSGQAIGGVFASAARIVSLSVGAADATSAFIYFMVAVAVMILTMGGYVYMSKTDFYKYYVNRQDPITNDADQSEKLSKGPAEEEEKGSFLSGHLEIMKEIWPVALSVTGVFFVTLAAFPVLCVKVMSTSSNDTWRNIYFQPVATFLLFNVGDYVGRLSAGFILWPRKGSWILYLFVLLRLVFIPLFLLCNHDPKSNIPSVFTHDAWYIIIMLLFSLSNGYCSSLAMTYGPKLVSESKAEKASSMMAAMLGLGLLLGGVSSFGFGLIS from the exons ATGGAAAGGACTTTTCTACAGAACCTGTATGTGCCGATGCAAGTGTGCTTCTCTCAGATACCCAACTTTGTTTTCCTGTTCATCAACATGCTCTTCAGCCACAA GATTCCTTTGAGGGTGAGACTCCTGACCTCCCTCACGCTCATGATTCTCCTATTCTCCGTCACAACGGCTCTCACTCAAGTCAACACCGATGGCTGGCAGACAGGATTTTTCGCAATAACCATCATTGTCATCTTTTTCATTAACA gtTCAGGAGCAATTTTCCAAGGAGGCCTCTTCGGTGTAGCCGGACTGTTCCCCGAAAGATTCATGACGGCTGTCATGTCAGGTCAAGCCATCGGTGGCGTCTTTGCGTCTGCTGCACGCATTGTCTCTCTGTCGGTAGGAGCGGCGGACGCCACTTCAGCCTTCATTTATTTCATGGTTGCTGTGGCTGTCATGATTTTGACTATGGGTGGTTACGTCTACATGTCAAAAACT GACTTCTACAAGTACTATGTCAACCGTCAAGACCCTATAACTAATGATGCAGACCAATCTGAGAAGCTGAGCAAGGGtccggcagaagaagaagaaaagggcaGTTTTCTGTCCGGCCACTTGGAGATCATGAAAGAGATTTGGCCTGTGGCCCTTTCTGTCACCGGCGTGTTCTTCGTGACTCTGGCTGCCTTCCCAGTCTTGTGCGTCAAAGTTATGTCGACGTCAAGCAACGACACCTGGAGAA ACATTTATTTTCAACCTGTTGCAACCTTCTTGCTGTTCAACGTCGGGGACTACGTAGGCCGACTGTCGGCTGGATTCATCTTGTGG cCTCGTAAGGGGTCATGGATTTTGTACTTGTTCGTACTGCTCCGCCTCGTGTTCATTCCCCTGTTCCTTCTATGCAACCACGACCCTAAGTCGAACATCCCAAGCGTCTTCACACACGATGCCTGGTACATTATCATCATGCTGCTCTTCTCTCTATCGAATGGATATTGCTCCTCGTTAGCTATGACTTATGGCCCCAA ATTGGTATCTGAGTCTAAAGCCGAGAAAGCTAGCAGCATGATGGCCGCCATGTTGGGTCTTGGTCTCCTGTTGGGAGGCGTATCCTCCTTTGGTTTTGGCCTCATTAGCTAA